Part of the Trypanosoma brucei gambiense DAL972 chromosome 8, complete sequence genome, CCTCCCGGGTGTTGTGGTGGGTAGCGGGGCCGCGACCCCGGGTTTGGCCGCAGATATGGATGAGAAGGCATttcgctttctttcccccacAACCTCCGGGGTGAACTTCTTCGGTGGCATCGATTCGCTGCCGCCAGAGCATCAATTACTCAAGGGAATCTGCGATGATTGAGTGCCAGTGACTCGTAACGACGGAATGTTAGGAAAGAAGGGGTGAGATGATGCCATCGGAATCGAAGTGGGTGTGATGAAGAGGTGAATGGGGAAAGAAGTTGGCGAGTAGAGACAGACGTAATGGGAGATGAAAAAGGTTTCATGATAATGGGGTGCTGTTTGAGTCACCGTAGGCTTTTCTTTGACCTTCTTGATGCTTAACTAATCTGCTAGAGGAAGTGTGGTGCTTCCTGAAGGGAAGTTCTTGTTTGTGGTCAGCGCTTTCACACCCATTTTTTCCCGTTTGCGTTTCTACAATGTCCGTTGGGCAGTGTAAGCGGTTCTTATTCACCCATTTtgactttttttccttttatgaGAGTGGAGCATGCGTGTATCCATATATTGGGGCGGGAGGGGGCAGGAGTATGAAGGGAGGAAGGGGGGAGGTGAGCGACGGAGAAGAAGGAATGAGGAGGGGCAATGAAGGCAGTATTGTCAAGGCCAGTATTTAGAACCGAATTTTGTTCTGGCATTTCCATTCCGTTAGAGAGTCCGTATTGCGGTGTAACTGTGCAGTGGTGCTTCTAGTTCTCTTTTCCCTGTTTTCGCTGACTTCGTTGTAAATACTACTGTACTATGCAAATGCATCTGGGCTTTTCAGCATCTTCTTCCCCACAAAATGTCATACCAACACCACGAATCAGTCTCACTGCTGCCCCCTTTTGTGCTCCCCCCTTTGCTGCTCTTTCATGTGTTTGACTGCCTCCGAAAGCCATGCTCGAGGTTACCCAAATGTGTGACAAAATGCAGgagagtatatatatatacatatacatatataattgtTGGTCGTTCCTTCTTACATTATTGCGCCTGAGGTGACCCGTTTAGGTGCTCGtgttttcgtgtgtgtgtgtaagcgGCTGTAGGGAGTAAGGCAGCGAACTACCTGAATGACTGCGTGTTCGTTTGTGGAATTTACATTGGCGTACCTACCACTCGTGTCTGGTGGACGAAAACACTCATTTTATATCTCTACGTTTCcgtatttttctctttgacatttcctctcctcttACCACACCCACAACTTTTAGAGAGTGACGGGGGACCAACCCAGTTGACAAGCTTcacgcgttttttttttcgccatCATTATTACAATATAATTGAAGTGGTACCATCGATCGCAGGTAACCGCTGAAGTATTAGAAACAGGGGAGCAGAAGGCCCACATCGGCGCGTACtggcagaagaaaaagcaactaaataattaattaattttaaataacaaataatagGTAGTAGGTGGGTGTGGCTTAACTTTGCACTGTTTTCCTTTGGAAACGTGACAACAGGTTCAGCTAGTCCTCGGGGACGAGGAATTAAAAGGCACAGGGTCGAAAGACGGGCAGGGTGAATATAATAGGCGATTAAGGAGAGTAAAACTAATATaagtaaacagaaataaaaaggaggcgCCACTAAGAACTTGTCAGGAGAGGGCGACATACATACGCGTGCGTTCACTCATACACGTAAAACACGATAGGGCCATCCGTTACACCGACATCGATAAAGACAACACCTGAGACGTGAAGTTAGGAGGATAGCCAGCAGAAaccgagaaaaaaaaaggtcaaaAAGGAGGCTGGGGAGTACTTGGAAGTAGAGAGACAATGTATGGGATGAacagaggaggaggcggtggATACCGCAACGACCGGATGGGTGCACTCGGTGCCAACCTACAGGATGTAAAGTGGGACCAGGTGAATGTTGTGGCTCCTCAGTGGAACTATTACAAGCCCCAGGAGCGTTGCAGTGACGAGGAGGTGGCACAATACATGCGCGACAACCACATTACTATTTATGGTGATTCCGTGCCCCAGCCAATGCTCAAGTTCTCTGACCTCGTTGCGCCGGACACCATTCATCAGGCATTCATAGACCTCGGCTACAAGAGCCCGACCCCAATTCAGTCTATCGCCTGGCCAATCCTTCTCAACTCACGCGACCTTGTCGGCGTGGCGAAGACCGGATCCGGCAAGACCATGGGTTTCATGGTCCCTGCCGCCCTTCATATAATGGCGCAGCCGCCCATCCGCGTGGGTGAGGGTCCCATTGCTTTGGTGCTCGCGCCGACGAGGGAACTTGCGGTGCAGATCGAAGAGGAGACGCGTAAGGTGCTACGACGTGTGCCGACCATCACGACGGCGTGTTTATATGGCGGTACACCAAAGGGGCCGCAAATCCGTGCCCTTCGTGCTGGGGTACATGTCTGCATTGCAACTCCCGGCCGCCTCATCGACCTGCTGGAGATTCGCGCTGCCAATCTTCTGCGCGTGACGTTCCTTGTGCTTGACGAAGCGGACCGTATGCTTGATATGGGGTTCGAGGTGCAAATTCGAAAGATTTGCCAGCAGATTCGCAAGGATCGGCAGACGCTTATGTTCTCGGCAACGTGGCCCCAAGAAATTAGGAACCTCGCGGCTAGTTTTCAACGTGACTTCATTCGTGTTCATGTTGGATCTGAGGACCTAATTGCGAACGCTGATGTTACTCAGCACGTGAGTGTGGTGGAAGATTACGACAAACAGCGGCGGCTGGAGGAGATTCTGCAAAAGGTGGGCAAGCAGAGGGTTCTCATCTTTGTAAAGACGAAGCGTACCGCTGATTCCCTGCACCATTCGCTACAGCGCCTCATTGGAGGCTCAGTGATGGCCATCCATGGTGATAAGGAACAATCGCAGCGCGATTATGTGCTTGACCGCTTCCGTCGCGACGAAAGGTCCGTGCTGGTAGCAACGGACGTTGCCGCCCGCGGGCTTGACATTAAGAACCTCGATGTGGTGATTAACTTCGACATGCCCACAAACATAGAAGATTACGTGCATCGTATTGGTATGTGAATTGCAATCCGGTTGAGTTCAACTACgtgctttcccctcttcgctttgcttccccttctctcacccccctcctctccacTGCATAGGCGCAAAACATAGGCACATTCCGCAACGCCAGAAGGAACACGGACGCGCGCGTACAgccacgcacacacacacacttacacGTATGCACAGTGGTGTATAAACCTATATATGGGTTTCTGCCACTGTATTCTTCTCTGTTTTCGGTTGTGCGTTTTGTTCTTACCCCCGATTTGGTTCTCATGTCTTCCATACACACGTGCAGCAGGCACTAGGGGAATTAGACGTAAATACTGGTAGGTTAACGCAATAGGAAGCTTctactgatttttttttgatatatatatatgtgtgtatgtgtgtgctgcCTATCTCTGTATATAGGGTGTGACGCGGGGATAGCCAAAGAAGTAGTGTGTTTCGACGCGTGTGTAGGATGTGCctttatgtttgtgtttgtgtatgtgtctttcccctccccgccTCCTCTCTCCGTGGCAGTCGGCTAACGGCAGGCGACTCACTTTCGCCTCAGTGCAGCGCGTTGCGCACGCGCAATGGGTTAGTGGTAGTTACCAAGCGCTTGGGGAGCGAGTTGTTGCACATCTATCGTTTTGGTACTTCAGTtatacatgtgtgtgtggagatACTTTTTCCCACTTTACATATGTGGGGGATGCTTCCACGTGGGAATATACGTGCGAACGTACCGTGCCTGAAGTAGTGCGGTAGCAACAATCCCTTTGTTCGTgcatgtgtgcgtgtttggtACATCTGAATGAATGAATTCTCTGAAGTGGCTATACGCAAGGAAGTGTCCCATAGGTTTGCAAGGATGAGGGTCGCTCGGCCCTGTACCTGTGGCACATTTtcctctgtgtgtgtgtatgcgtttttgttttgcgtcgGCCACAGAACCAGAGTTCACATGTACCATTAATGCACAAGCACATATGGCACTCCACTCTCTTTCCGCTTGTTGGATACAGAGTCTCCCCCTGCGCGGCGCAGCGAAGTGAGGTAGTACGCTGGTGTCGCCGGCTGTCACGATGCTCCCTTCTTCAACAACTTTTAGAAGTTGGTTACTTCTGTACATTTGCTGaaaactttcttttctcttctcctttcTCTAATGTCACTTCCCCTTGACACTGCCGTTGCTCTCATTGTGATGTGGTGTTGTTGTGCGCAACGATACCATTTCAATTTGCGACATGTTTGACAAACTGCCGCACATCAATGTCAACTTCCTTACTGTCATATGAAAAGGGCGTACCGGTCGTGCCGGGCAGCGTGGTGATGCTTACACATTTGTTAGCGGTGCCGATCCGTCCAAGACTGTTCGTGACTTGATCGACATTCTTCGCCGCGCCAATCAGGAGATTCCACCAGGGCTTCACTCGCTTGCTGGccgcggtggcggtggcagtggcggtggcggctTCCGTGGGGGCCGTCGCGGAGGGTACGGTGGGGGCGGTGGCGGTTACGGCTACGGCCGCTCTGGTGCGCAGTACGGCTCTGGGCCCACATACGGCAGGGATTACCGTGGCGCTCCATCCCACCATCAATCGGGTATTTCTGTTGGTGGCAATACATCTGATGCCTATTGGAGAGGGGGAGCGCCACCGCCTGGTCAACAGCCGTACTATCCGGTGTGCGGAGGTAATAAACGGACCCGTGAGGTGTCCGGCGGCTTTCACTCAGATCCTCAGAACTCGTACCGTCAGCAACCGACGGGTGGTTCTTATTAGACTTTTTCTTTAGGGTCTTGATGACATTataggatttttttttagtgtaCCGAAAGAGAGATGACGGTGAAAGGGGAAGTGGACATCAACTCCTTTGCTTATTCCCTGATGCCAATGGCACTACCACTGTTTCTGACACTAGCTTTTGCTCGCACCGAAAGGCATTGCCAAGGTTGGCAATGAATTGAGGTAGTTGCGGTGCCGAGGTTAGTGGTTAGCCGCGTGTGTGGCGTGTtagaggagaagggaaagggagataTTAAATGACAGGTAATAATTGTATGGACGATACGCATGCATATATCTCTATTTACCTATGTTGGTGCGTTTGCGTGCTTAGCATTTCCGTCCCTTTCGGCTGTAAGGATGCGGAGAGGCAAGATGTGGGTTAGGCAGAAGCTTCAGTTATGCTACCTTTTTGGGTGCGGTTTGTTGTCTGAAAGCTTTCCAACCCTTGCCCAACTTTTCGTATGCTTTTAATTTACTTTTCCAAATTAAAGTTGTgcgcccttttgttttgcgtttGTCCCCGTTCCATCCCACCCGGCTTCacctcgtttttgttttcaattttACTCTCGTCGGCGGCCGTCGCTGCATCTAGCAGACTCCACATACCTGCGGGAAGGGCGCAGTCTTTTTGCttccacacactcactcaaaACAGGTGATGAAAGGgatgaaaaacaaagttgagaaagcaaaacgtgtgtgtgtttgcgctATTTAAAAATCATTCTGCGTTCATTCTGTTGACAACCAATTTTGTAAGCGGAAGAAAGTAGCTTGAATTTTGGCTGATGCAAATCCTTGTTCACGTACAACCCTCCGCTTTTTTTGactaaatatatatttattcttttcccattGACTCGTTAACTCTTTGTAGGTGCTGGGGCAGTATGGTAAAGCGTGACGCCGCTACTGTGCGAAGGTACGGGGGAGAGTTATTTCTTATTCCCCATTTCTTTTGCGTGCCGTGAATATCTTCAAtctattttcccttccctctccttcatttATCTTTTTGTGCGGCTGTGCGATCTTCCGTTTCACTTCTTCACCGTCATTTGGGCCGTGATGTTATCGGATATTGAAGGGAGCGGCCGGGTGGAACCGCGTGAAGAAGGGACAGTAGGAAGGACCTGATACAAGGGAGGAAGAGTAGGTGAGGGAAAGTGATGTCGCTCCCCGCTGTGGATCTTAAGTTCCTTTCGAACGTTTCCCGACGGCTGCAGGAACGCGCTCTCCACGTTTACATGCCGGGGGATTCGCGATCTTCCGTCGCCATCATCTTCCGCTTCGGAGATGACCGGCAGCAGCACGCCGTACGCCGCCTACTTGCGGGTGCGAAGGAAGTGCAACAGGTGTTCCAACGACATTTATCGGCTGGTATAGGTATGGACCTCCCATCAACATTACAAGTACTGCTGGTAAGGCGATTAGATTTAGTTAAGGACCGGTGGAGTGGGAGTGTTACGTACCCGGGCGGACGTCGCGACAGGGGTGACGCAGACGACTACAGCGCACTGTGCGCAAGGGTGAATGAAATGCTTGGAATTCCTCTGACTTCCTCagagtttcttcttcttggtCGTCTCCGTGACTATCCGATCCGGAGCCGCCGCTTGCAGTTGGGAGGTATGGTGCAGTCCCGCTTCGTATTCTTGCACATTGGTGAGCTTGCCCCAACACTGCGTTTCGCCTCGCATATGGTAGAGGCTGCACGGTGGATTCCCTTCAGTGCTTTAGAGGCGAATCAGCGTTGCGCGCGAAGCACCGTGTCTCATCCGTTAAGGTCTTTTGTCCACCCCTCTGATGCTGAGACACGTTTGTTATTGACGGAGCTGTTTCCTCATGCGTGTCTGTCTTTTCCCGCTGTGCAGGTGCCGGACCAGCAATGGAAGGTGTGGGGTTTGGCTCTGCGTTCCGCAAGTGAGTTGATGGCTCTCGATGACCGCTCAACCGCGGACTGGCCACTGGTATCATCAAATAATGCCCTCCTGCAGCATTTTGTTATTGACCCGTTGCATGGGTACTATGAACTTCTGTACACTTACCACCGTGTGAGGGGGCAGTGGGGGCGCAAAGGTAATGAGCTGCGAAACCTCTCGAGGTGCGACGTGATTCCGCCCACTTGCCACCCGATTCTTTGGGCCGTATCGGATGAGGCGAACCCACggcacgttttttttctgctcctaTGTGCAGCCTTTGTGACTATGATGGCGTATGCCATTGCTACTGTCGTTCATGGTGCATGCACTGTGGTCCGCTTGGCTTTTGGTTGTAACGAGGGGGATGGGTTTGAGAGGACGTTGGGGTATTGCACAGCATCAAACAATGATGGAGAGGTGTAGCgagtcgttttttttttttttttgtcatgtCCGAACACATATATGAGTGTTGGTGTAGCCGTGGGGTACATCTTTTCCTCCTGGCTTGTTGTGGGCGTCTAGTACGGAGATGAGGAGGGTGTCCACTTCTCCCCTCTACCCGTTGTCGCATTACTGAGCCTACATGGGCCTTCGGGTAGTCGCCAATCTTCACAGATACGTACGGAGTAATAACCACCAAtgctttcttctttgctcACTGTCTTTTCTGGTCGATAATTCTCAACGTGGATTATTATTGCCATCTcactgtttctcttcttctacACTTTCTTCACATGCTTCGCCCGTTTCGTGTGGTTTAGTCGCTCAGCATCCACCGATAAGCTTGTGGTGGATTACACAACAGCTAAGCGTGGCAAAGCGTGTGAGTGAGCTGGGCTGGCTGGCTGGCGTCCCCCACGGCTATGCTGTTGAAGCT contains:
- a CDS encoding ATP-dependent DEAD/H RNA helicase, putative, translating into MYGMNRGGGGGYRNDRMGALGANLQDVKWDQVNVVAPQWNYYKPQERCSDEEVAQYMRDNHITIYGDSVPQPMLKFSDLVAPDTIHQAFIDLGYKSPTPIQSIAWPILLNSRDLVGVAKTGSGKTMGFMVPAALHIMAQPPIRVGEGPIALVLAPTRELAVQIEEETRKVLRRVPTITTACLYGGTPKGPQIRALRAGVHVCIATPGRLIDLLEIRAANLLRVTFLVLDEADRMLDMGFEVQIRKICQQIRKDRQTLMFSATWPQEIRNLAASFQRDFIRVHVGSEDLIANADVTQHVSVVEDYDKQRRLEEILQKVGKQRVLIFVKTKRTADSLHHSLQRLIGGSVMAIHGDKEQSQRDYVLDRFRRDERSVLVATDVAARGLDIKNLDVVINFDMPTNIEDYVHRIGRTGRAGQRGDAYTFVSGADPSKTVRDLIDILRRANQEIPPGLHSLAGRGGGGSGGGGFRGGRRGGYGGGGGGYGYGRSGAQYGSGPTYGRDYRGAPSHHQSGISVGGNTSDAYWRGGAPPPGQQPYYPVCGGNKRTREVSGGFHSDPQNSYRQQPTGGSY